One window from the genome of Solea solea chromosome 2, fSolSol10.1, whole genome shotgun sequence encodes:
- the sestd1 gene encoding SEC14 domain and spectrin repeat-containing protein 1, whose product MSNVNTEATNMLPLLKKKLAFLSGGKDRRSGLILTIPLSSDQTSMEELSATLDYLLSIPSEKCKARGFTVIVDGRKSQWNIVKTVVLMLQNVIPAEVSLVCVVKPDEFWDKKVTHFCFWKEKDRLGFEVILVSATKLTRYIEPCQLTDDFGGSLDYDHNDWLNKRLVFEKFTKESTSLLDELSIINDSDKSSSVDKDKSTDCALLPSFDPETVLQTGHELLSELQQRRFNGSEGGGGGQGGPAWCPMEEELLAQPQVMKLLDSLREQYTRYQELCRQRNKRTQLDEIHTKVMQVVTWLQGPGSELLKTHQAIGDSIRAAQTLQQKHEEIESQHSEWFAVYVELNQQIAALLSAGEEEEVVELKALQQQLSDVCYQQAAQLENRQNVLQSAQGFHSTTQELSQQLDGLLGMLCADVAPADGAAIQQNLKLLEEKLQTVEAGLTSLRQKGGLLMEQMCSQPQWSLEETERPAGEQQDNVQHIQAVMEEMQLRKQRCEDMVDVRRLKMLQMVQLFKCEEDALQAVEWLGELLDALLKTHIKMGDDAQETRTMLDKHRKFVDVAQSTYDYGRQLLQATVVLCQSLRCTTRSSGDTLPRLNRVWKQFSVSAEERQQRLELALNFHTTAEKVLEQGCFEAETLDEVDSTGKTLLDRLTMPVIFPDGSEQFFGSPSETATAAECIRDRLLLVEERRLQLQGARLPDEEEEGVLNGHEQRLDVIGEELSEKEEQEEEEEEEEEVVEQEDEEVEVGQQDEELERSKQDC is encoded by the exons TCAGCGCCACTCTGGACTATCTTCTCAGCATCCCAAG CGAGAAGTGTAAGGCTCGTGGTTTCACTGTTATCGTGGATGGCAGGAAGTCTCAGTGGAACATCGTGAAGACTGTGGTGCTCATGTTGCAG AACGTGATCCCAGCCGAAGTGTCGCTGGTCTGCGTGGTCAAGCCAGACGAATTCTGGGATAAGAAGGTCACACACTTCTGCTTCTGGAAGGAGAAAGACCGGCTGGGCTTTGAG GTGATCCTGGTCTCGGCCACTAAGCTGACGCGTTACATTGAACCCTGTCAGCTGACGGACGATTTTGGAGGAAGTCTGGACTACGACCACAATGACTGGCTCAACAAGAGACTG GTATTCGAGAAGTTCACCAAAGAGTCAACGTCACTACTGGACGAGCTGTCGATCATCAACGACAGTGACAAGAGCAGCTCGGTGGACAAGGACAA ATCAACTGACTGTGCCCTGTTACCGTCCTTCGACCCCGAGACTGTCCTTCAAACTG GCCATGAGCTGCTGTCAGAACTACAGCAGCGGCGCTTTAATGgatcagagggaggaggaggaggacagggag gTCCTGCCTGGTGCCCCATGGAGGAGGAGCTACTGGCTCAGCCACAGGTGATGAAACTGTTGGACTCACTCAGGGAGCAGTACACCAGGTACCAGGAGTTGTGCAGGCAGCGAAACAAACGCACCCAGCTAGATGAGATCCACACCAAAGTCATGCAg GTGGTGACCTGGTTGCAGGGTCCAGGTTCAGAGCTGTTGAAGACTCATCAGGCGATTGGAGATTCAATCCGTGCGGCTCAGAccctgcagcagaaacacgAGGAGATCGAGAGCCAGCACAGT GAGTGGTTTGCAGTGTACGTGGAGTTGAATCAGCAGATCGCTGCGCTGCTAAGtgctggggaggaggaggaagttgtGGAGCTGAAggcgctgcagcagcagctcagcgaCGTCTGCTACCAACAAGCCGCTCAGCTGGAGAACCGTCAGAACGTCCTGCAGTCGGCGCAGGGTTTCCACAGCACCACGCAGGAG TTGTCGCAGCAGCTGGACGGTCTACTGGGCATGCTCTGTGCTGATGTGGCTCCAGCTGACGGAGCTGCCATTCAACAAAACCTCAAACTGCTGGAGGAGAAGCTGCAGACTGTCG agGCAGGTCTCACTTCTCTTCGTCAGAAGGGGGGTTTGTTGATGGAGCAGATGTGCAGCCAGCCGCAGTGGTCGTTGGAGGAAACGGAGCGTCCAGCTGGAGAACAACAGGACAATGTTCAACACATTCAGGCTGTGATGGAGGAGATGCAGCTCCGCAAACAGAG gtGTGAGGACATGGTGGACGTCAGGAGGCTGAAGATGTTACAGATGGTCCAACTGTTCAAATGTGAAGAAGATGCTTTACAG gCAGTGGAGTGGCTTGGCGAGCTTTTGGATGCTCTGTTAAAAACCCACATCAAAATGGGCGATGACGCTCAAGAGACCAGGACCATGttggacaaacacaggaagtttGTGGATGTGGCCCAG AGCACCTACGATTACGGCCGCCAGCTGCTGCAGGCAACTGTCGTCCTCTGTCAGTCCCTGCGCTGTACGACGCGCTCGTCTGGAGACACTCTGCCGAGACTCAACCGAGTCTGGAAGCAGTTCAGTGTCAGTGCTGAAGAGAGACAACAGAGGCTGGAGCTGGCTCTGAACTTCCACACCACAGCGGAGAAG GTGTTAGAGCAGGGATGTTTCGAGGCGGAGACTCTGGATGAAGTTGACTCTACTGGGAAAACTCTGTTGGACAGACTGACGATGCCTGTTATCTTTCCTGATgg GAGTGAGCAGTTCTTTGGGAGTCCCAGCGAAACGGCGACGGCAGCGGAGTGCATCAGAGATCGCCTCCTGCTGGTGGAGGAGCGGCGGCTGCAGCTGCAGGGAGCGAGGCTTcctgatgaagaagaggagggcgTGCTAAACGGGCATGAGCAACGGCTCGATGTAATTGGAGAGGAACTGAGTGAGAAAgaagagcaagaggaggaggaggaggaggaggaggaagtagtggagcaggaggatgaggaggtggaggtggggcAACAGGATGAAGAATTAGAAAGGTCTAAACAGGACTGCTAA
- the dnajc15 gene encoding dnaJ homolog subfamily C member 15, protein MANTGRMTVDGGDMRFAEYTPNSRAASDAAIDRRLGGTLIAVGLGVAAAGFAGRYAFQLWKPLGQVFSQTVKKMPSSAFSSYYKGGFDQKMSKREASLILGISPTSTRSKVREAHRRIMVLNHPDKGGSPYMAAKINEAKDLLDKETRR, encoded by the exons ATGGCGAACACCGGCAGGATGACCGTTGACGGTGGAGACATGCGATTTGCTGAATATACTCCAAACTCAAGGGCCGCCAGCGACGCAGCGATAGACAGGAGACTT GGAGGAACTCTGATAGCTGTTGGACTTGGTGTAGCTGCTGCAGGCTTTGCAG GCCGCTATGCATTTCAGCTGTGGAAGCCTCTTGGACAGGTCTTCTCCCAAACTGTAAAGAAAATGCCCTCATCG GCTTTCTCATCATATTACAAAGGAGGTTTTGATCAGAAGATGTCCAAACGAGAGGCCAGCCTCATTCTTGGCATTAG CCCAACCAGCACTAGGTCCAAGGTACGTGAGGCCCACAGGAGGATCATGGTCCTGAATCATCCAGATAAAG gtgGGTCACCGTATATGGCTGCTAAGATCAATGAGGCCAAAGACCTTTTGGACAAGGAGACACGGCGATGA